A region from the Populus trichocarpa isolate Nisqually-1 chromosome 18, P.trichocarpa_v4.1, whole genome shotgun sequence genome encodes:
- the LOC7465419 gene encoding chorismate mutase 2 isoform X1, whose product MAEGSSGSEFTLDSIRKSLIRQEDTIVFCLMERARFPMNSALYNQSLDLVPGFSGPLVDFIVQETEAVQAKAGRYVNPEENPFFPDNLPPSLVPNYNYSQVLHSGGASININKAIWDMYLNQLLPLFVVAGDDGNYASTAASDLSCLQALSRRIHYGKFVAEIKFRDAPHDYEPPIRAKDADELMKLLTDERVEKMVKKRVEKKAIVFGQDVSGSNNAVSKHYKVDPSVVARLYDEWVIPLTKRVEVEYLIRRLD is encoded by the exons ATGGCAGAAGGAAGTTCTGGGTCTGAGTTTACCCTTGATTCAATAAGAAAGTCTTTGATAAGACAAGAGGAtactattgttttttgtttgatggaGAGAGCAAGGTTTCCTATGAATTCTGCTTTGTATAATCAGAGTTTGGATTTGGTTCCTGGGTTTTCCGGTCCTTTGGTGGATTTCATTGTTCAGGAGACAGAGGCAGTTCAAGCTAAG GCTGGGAGGTATGTGAATCCAGAAGAAAATCCCTTCTTCCCAGATAATTTACCACCTTCATTGGTTCCAAACTACAACTATTCTCAG GTTTTGCATTCTGGAGGTGCTTCTATTAACATAAACAAGGCTATATGGGATATGTATCTAAACCAACTACTTCCTTTGTTTGTTGTTGCGGGTGATGATGGTAACTATGCGTCAACTGCTGCCAGTGATCTTAGCTGCTTACAG GCCCTCTCTAGAAGAATCCATTACGGGAAGTTTGTGGCTGAGATTAAATTCAGGGATGCTCCACACGACTATGAACCTCCAATTCGTGCCAAG GACGCAGATGAGCTGATGAAGTTGTTGACGGATGAGAGAGTAGAGAAGATGGTTAAGAAGAGGGTTGAGAAAAAGGCGATTGTTTTTGGACAAGATGTGAGCGGCAGCAACAATGCTGTCAGTAAACATTACAAGGTTGATCCTTCTGTAGTAGCTCGCCTCTACGACGAATGGGTAATCCCTCTCACCAAGCGGGTTGAAGTTGAGTATCTCATCCGCCGATTGGATTGA
- the LOC7465419 gene encoding chorismate mutase 2 isoform X2 has translation MAEGSSGSEFTLDSIRKSLIRQEDTIVFCLMERARFPMNSALYNQSLDLVPGFSGPLVDFIVQETEAVQAKVLHSGGASININKAIWDMYLNQLLPLFVVAGDDGNYASTAASDLSCLQALSRRIHYGKFVAEIKFRDAPHDYEPPIRAKDADELMKLLTDERVEKMVKKRVEKKAIVFGQDVSGSNNAVSKHYKVDPSVVARLYDEWVIPLTKRVEVEYLIRRLD, from the exons ATGGCAGAAGGAAGTTCTGGGTCTGAGTTTACCCTTGATTCAATAAGAAAGTCTTTGATAAGACAAGAGGAtactattgttttttgtttgatggaGAGAGCAAGGTTTCCTATGAATTCTGCTTTGTATAATCAGAGTTTGGATTTGGTTCCTGGGTTTTCCGGTCCTTTGGTGGATTTCATTGTTCAGGAGACAGAGGCAGTTCAAGCTAAG GTTTTGCATTCTGGAGGTGCTTCTATTAACATAAACAAGGCTATATGGGATATGTATCTAAACCAACTACTTCCTTTGTTTGTTGTTGCGGGTGATGATGGTAACTATGCGTCAACTGCTGCCAGTGATCTTAGCTGCTTACAG GCCCTCTCTAGAAGAATCCATTACGGGAAGTTTGTGGCTGAGATTAAATTCAGGGATGCTCCACACGACTATGAACCTCCAATTCGTGCCAAG GACGCAGATGAGCTGATGAAGTTGTTGACGGATGAGAGAGTAGAGAAGATGGTTAAGAAGAGGGTTGAGAAAAAGGCGATTGTTTTTGGACAAGATGTGAGCGGCAGCAACAATGCTGTCAGTAAACATTACAAGGTTGATCCTTCTGTAGTAGCTCGCCTCTACGACGAATGGGTAATCCCTCTCACCAAGCGGGTTGAAGTTGAGTATCTCATCCGCCGATTGGATTGA
- the LOC7458418 gene encoding protein POLAR LOCALIZATION DURING ASYMMETRIC DIVISION AND REDISTRIBUTION gives MKIHHQDSIFKPPITSSSSSPSPLFNSQKTHDDSPLPLPLRVADVLLFDDKDDDVLDELLMMGEEARCRGWQRSSSCYPPHRIAARWISGLRRNRVKESKKDEMGGDGIVQVRRSMKGLNEQDSRSSASEITVSEQCNREATVNLGVGCYLLHLIAASKNELDKMLEMRMQMEKLLENVREELRKKDGLSKPSNVCAYSTTHIVDGPDFETQLSPQIFTSSYVLPGSSAITVCDHSLRWETPMQEECSEGMDKLEAELEVELERLQLHLDTVDNSVKCPQKKGRWVTNEDIATSKSQTGSSGEVVAYVFEDQAARSEEHRGVPPRELERRLHELLESRQQEHIRELEAKLECLEHKLREKEMEVSWWKDTARLISRHLPGSSKFSSHHLAKLLSP, from the exons ATGAAAATTCATCATCAAGACTCCATTTTTAAACCCCCaatcacttcttcttcttcttccccttctcccCTTTTCAATTCTCAAAAAACCCACGACGATTCTCCTCTTCCTCTGCCTCTTCGCGTGGCAGATGTCTTATTATTCGACGATAAAGACGACGACGTCTTGGATGAGTTGTTGATGATGGGAGAAGAGGCGAGATGTAGAGGGTGGCAGAGGAGTTCAAGCTGTTACCCTCCTCACCGGATTGCTGCTCGATGGATCTCTGGTTTGAGGCGGAACAGAGTGAAAGAGAGTAAAAAGGATGAAATGGGTGGTGATGGGATTGTGCAGGTTAGGCGTTCGATGAAAGGGCTCAACGAGCAGGATTCGCGGAGTTCGGCTTCCGAGATAACTGtttcag AACAGTGTAACAGGGAGGCTACTGTCAACCTTGGAGTTGGATGTTATCTATTACATTTAATTGCAGCGAGTAAAAATGAACTTGATAAGATGTTGGAAATGCGAATGCAAATGGAGAAGCTTCTTGAAAATGTGAGAGAGGAATTGCGAAAGAAAGATGGTCTCTCTAAGCCATCTAACGTGTGTGCTTATTCAACCACGCACATTGTAGACGGTCCGGATTTTGAGACCCAACTTTCTCCGCAAATATTTACATCGTCATATGTTTTGCCAGGGTCGTCAGCGATTACCGTTTGTGATCATTCTTTGAGATGGGAGACGCCTATGCAAGAAGAGTGTTCAGAAGGAATGGATAAACTTGAGGCAGAACTTGAAGTTGAGCTAGAGAGATTGCAACTTCACTTGGATACAGTAGATAATTCGGTGAAATGTCCACAGAAGAAAGGGAGATGG GTCACAAATGAGGACATTGCTACGTCAAAAAGCCAGACTGGAAGTTCTGGCGAAGTAGTTGCTTATGTATTTGAAGACCAAGCAGCACGCTCAGAAGAGCATCGCGGTGTTCCTCCTCGTGAATTGGAGCGAAGGTTGCACGAATTACTCGAATCAAGACAGCAAGAACATATAAGAGAGTTAGAAGCTAAACTAGAATGTCTTGAGCACAAGCTCCGGGAGAAAGAAATGGAGGTTTCTTGGTGGAAAGACACTGCACGTCTTATTTCTCGCCACCTTCCAGGATCTTCAAAATTCAGTTCACATCATCTTGCAAAACTTCTTAGTCCTTGA